A stretch of Gopherus evgoodei ecotype Sinaloan lineage chromosome 12, rGopEvg1_v1.p, whole genome shotgun sequence DNA encodes these proteins:
- the IL34 gene encoding interleukin-34 encodes MQRGYVPFLYFVTVLGLEAAMQKECRIIEALQNKLTYRQRLQYMKHYFPINYTVNVQFEEVLRASNITRLRDQNVSELSLRCLWLSVNSQVLLKIGAVLLEKHLSWEYIQDLCLLFEHLAEEYEDCNQGNVDTNVWDVVEQVLTGDTGSGQKAVRPKALLDNCVKVMWMLYSESCK; translated from the exons ATGCAGCGGGGCTACGTGCCCTTCCTCT ATTTTGTGACTGTcctggggctggaggctgcaaTGCAGAAGGAATGCAGGATTATCGAGGCTCTCCAGAACAAGCTGACGTATCGGCAGCGGCTCCAGTACATG AAACACTATTTCCCCATCAACTACACCGTGAATGTCCAGTTCGAAGAGGTTCTCAGGGCATCCAACATTACCAGGCTG CGGGATCAGAATGTCAGCGAGCTGTCCCTGCGCTGCCTGTGGCTCAGTGTGAACTCCCAGGTGCTGCTGAAGATcggggctgtgctgctggagaagcaCCTGTCCTGGGAGTACATCCAAGATCTCTGCCTCCTCTTTGAGCATCTGGCTGAGGAGTACGAGGACTGCAACCAG GGGAACGTGGACACCAACGTTTGGGACGTGGTAGAGCAGGTTCTCACCGGTGACACAGGGAGCGGCCAGAAGGCCGTGCGCCCCAAAGCCCTGCTGGATAACTGCGTCAAGGTCATGTGGATGCTATACAGCGAATCGT GTAAATAG